A genomic stretch from Mycobacterium paraterrae includes:
- a CDS encoding type I polyketide synthase, giving the protein MAARLPGANTLSAFWDNLRRGEESIVTLAEDDLLAEGIPEKTLTNPAYVRRAALMDGIDEFDADFFGFTPQAARSTDPQHRLFLQTAFHAIEDAGYDPAEIEGTVGVYATSTTSGYLLHNIMSNRDPNVVMGQGITFDMVELSMQNDKDYLATKVAYALNLRGPALSVQTACSSALVAVHLACQSILNGECELALAGGASLRIPHHVGYWYAPGSMVSPTGHCRPFDARSDGTIFGSGVGVVVLKALQDAVDDGDRIHAVIRGSALNNDGSTKMTYAAPTAAGQADVIAEAHAIAEVDASEISYIETHGTGTPLGDPIEIEGLRQAFEVSELPRSGPCYVGSVKSNIGHLESAAGIASLIKAILCLKHRAIPATLHYTSPNPELHLDRGPFKVRSEYGPWEWDGVLRAGVSSFGVGGTNAHLVIEEAPRVTAASSLSPLPAKQVLLMSARSTDALEQSRKSLAAAISGDDAVNLADVAYTLGRRRKEKIRLAAVVNDEQHARTVLETPESDNVFVGEFTSNADHSDKVAFLFPGQGAQHVGMARGLYDHEPLFAEHFDQCAAGFNEELGVDLRAEIFEGTARNLERTDRTQPALFTVEYALAKLIESYGVQPAALAGHSIGEYIAGTIAGVFDIETAIKVVSMRARLMHAAPRGVMVAVALSPEAVAEYLNGDVDIATINEPGGCVVAGSEEGIRQFSERLSEKGIVARRVRTSHAFHSRLMDSMIPEFTGFLSRQTLREPQIPLLSNVTGTWMAAGEATNPQTWARQVRATVRFSDEVDVLLGDPNRVLVEVGPGGTLTSSASRHHRWSAGHSAVRLMRHHAQNRDDRDAFLLALGQLWSAGVEVDWSPLRGGQSAQLVTLPGYPFERQRHWIEHRTNVWTGDAAATNGAGGAPQAADASAAAKSGQSPMEATLQRIWSQCLGLSSVERNANFFELGGDSLVAISVAMTASNEGLDLTPQDLYENQTVAALVRALTARYTAGGLARQSPGDVVHPPVPPNISYFLEHGVREHEQWRVPLILQLRSDVKVEDICAVLTGLRNHHEALRLRLVERAGTWEQVISDPGDFADMATRSLPEDIKPGTPQERDALLSTLIDVVRQQDPSNPLIATYVKGVPGGSSYLAISVRAIVADNASRDILLTDIFTAFGQQLAGEEIALQPVTTPWTEWSQRCAALAIHPAVVESRDYWLTTASASTLKVVGDHASGPPSLPDLARSARSLTVAETTEIDDARRRLRVPIDEMLLAALGRTIAHQFGDGTLNVDVSGEGRSVLKPDVDLRRTVGWFNTIYPIALPCAKDAGAKQLLGDVHDTLTAVPHYGIGYGLLRYLYAPTARQLGAAPPADIFFSYIGTIPDLPPLGEDVAVRFDSDTALPVREAIPGLGHGIELRVFRTAGVLHLDWWYDSRRIDGTTVQSLADGFSRELLELIRDALAADEEDAGSDEMELVDLS; this is encoded by the coding sequence ATGGCGGCCCGCTTGCCCGGCGCCAACACGCTGTCGGCATTCTGGGACAACCTGCGCCGCGGCGAGGAGTCGATCGTCACGCTGGCCGAAGACGACCTGCTGGCCGAGGGCATTCCCGAGAAGACACTCACGAACCCCGCATACGTGCGGCGTGCCGCGTTGATGGACGGTATCGACGAATTCGACGCCGACTTCTTCGGTTTCACTCCGCAGGCTGCGCGTTCGACGGATCCGCAGCACCGGCTGTTCCTGCAGACCGCGTTCCATGCGATCGAGGACGCGGGCTACGACCCGGCCGAGATCGAGGGCACGGTCGGCGTCTACGCGACAAGCACCACCAGTGGCTACCTGTTGCACAACATCATGTCCAACCGGGACCCGAATGTGGTCATGGGTCAAGGCATCACGTTCGACATGGTCGAGCTGTCGATGCAGAACGACAAGGACTACCTGGCCACCAAGGTCGCCTACGCGCTGAACCTGCGCGGCCCCGCGCTGTCGGTGCAGACGGCCTGTTCGTCGGCGTTGGTCGCGGTTCACCTGGCCTGCCAGAGCATCCTGAACGGCGAGTGCGAGCTGGCGCTGGCCGGCGGCGCGTCGCTGCGCATTCCGCATCACGTCGGCTACTGGTACGCCCCGGGTTCGATGGTGTCGCCGACCGGTCACTGCCGCCCGTTCGACGCGCGTTCGGACGGAACGATTTTCGGCAGCGGCGTGGGCGTGGTGGTGCTCAAGGCGCTGCAGGACGCCGTCGACGACGGCGACCGGATCCACGCCGTGATCCGCGGTTCGGCGCTGAACAACGACGGCTCGACCAAGATGACCTACGCCGCGCCCACCGCGGCCGGGCAGGCCGACGTCATCGCCGAGGCGCACGCGATCGCCGAGGTCGACGCGTCGGAAATCAGCTACATCGAGACCCACGGCACCGGCACCCCGCTGGGCGATCCCATCGAAATCGAGGGCCTGCGACAGGCTTTCGAGGTCTCCGAGCTGCCACGCTCCGGCCCGTGCTACGTCGGCTCGGTCAAGTCCAACATCGGCCACCTGGAATCGGCCGCCGGGATCGCCAGCCTGATCAAGGCGATCCTGTGTCTCAAGCACCGGGCCATTCCCGCCACGCTGCACTACACCAGCCCGAACCCCGAATTGCACCTCGACCGTGGACCTTTCAAGGTCCGCAGCGAATACGGCCCGTGGGAATGGGACGGCGTGCTGCGGGCGGGCGTCAGCTCTTTCGGTGTCGGTGGCACCAACGCCCACCTGGTGATCGAGGAAGCGCCGCGGGTAACCGCAGCTTCATCTTTGTCGCCGTTACCGGCGAAGCAGGTGCTGCTGATGTCGGCACGCAGCACCGACGCGCTGGAGCAGTCGCGCAAGTCGCTGGCCGCCGCGATCTCCGGCGACGACGCGGTCAACCTGGCCGACGTTGCCTACACTCTCGGCCGTCGTCGCAAAGAGAAGATCCGCCTGGCGGCCGTCGTCAACGACGAGCAGCACGCGAGAACCGTGCTGGAGACTCCCGAGAGCGACAATGTCTTCGTCGGCGAATTCACCAGTAATGCCGACCATTCCGACAAGGTCGCGTTCCTGTTCCCCGGTCAGGGCGCGCAACACGTCGGCATGGCGCGCGGGCTCTACGACCACGAGCCCCTGTTCGCCGAGCACTTCGACCAGTGTGCTGCCGGGTTCAACGAGGAACTCGGTGTCGATCTGCGTGCCGAGATCTTCGAGGGCACCGCGCGCAACCTGGAGCGCACCGACCGCACCCAGCCGGCGTTGTTCACTGTCGAGTACGCGCTGGCCAAGCTGATCGAGAGCTACGGCGTGCAGCCGGCCGCGCTGGCCGGTCACAGCATCGGCGAATACATCGCGGGCACCATCGCCGGCGTCTTCGACATCGAGACCGCCATCAAGGTGGTCTCGATGCGCGCCCGCCTGATGCACGCCGCGCCGCGCGGCGTGATGGTCGCGGTGGCATTGAGCCCCGAGGCGGTCGCCGAGTACCTCAACGGCGACGTCGACATCGCCACGATCAACGAACCGGGCGGCTGCGTGGTCGCCGGCTCCGAGGAGGGCATTCGCCAGTTCAGCGAGCGCCTCAGCGAAAAAGGCATCGTGGCCAGGCGGGTCCGCACCTCGCACGCGTTCCACTCGCGGTTGATGGACTCGATGATTCCGGAGTTCACCGGCTTCCTGTCCCGACAGACGTTGCGTGAACCGCAAATTCCTTTGCTGTCCAACGTAACCGGCACCTGGATGGCTGCCGGCGAGGCGACCAACCCGCAAACCTGGGCCCGCCAGGTGCGCGCCACGGTTCGGTTCTCCGACGAGGTCGACGTGTTGCTCGGGGACCCTAACCGCGTCCTGGTCGAGGTGGGCCCGGGCGGCACGCTGACCTCCTCTGCGAGTCGGCATCACCGCTGGTCGGCCGGACACAGCGCGGTCCGGCTCATGCGCCATCACGCGCAGAACCGCGACGACCGCGACGCGTTCCTGCTTGCGCTCGGCCAGCTCTGGTCGGCCGGTGTCGAGGTGGATTGGTCGCCGTTGCGGGGTGGACAGTCGGCGCAGTTGGTCACGCTGCCGGGTTATCCGTTTGAGCGGCAACGGCATTGGATCGAGCACCGCACCAACGTCTGGACGGGCGACGCGGCGGCCACCAACGGGGCTGGCGGAGCGCCGCAGGCCGCCGATGCGTCGGCGGCCGCCAAGAGCGGCCAGTCGCCGATGGAAGCGACTTTGCAGCGCATCTGGAGCCAGTGCCTCGGTCTGTCAAGCGTCGAACGCAACGCGAACTTCTTCGAGCTGGGCGGTGATTCGCTGGTCGCGATCAGTGTCGCGATGACCGCCTCCAACGAAGGCCTCGACCTCACCCCGCAGGACCTCTACGAGAATCAGACGGTCGCCGCGTTGGTCAGGGCGCTGACGGCCCGCTACACGGCCGGCGGACTGGCGCGTCAATCGCCCGGCGACGTGGTGCATCCGCCTGTGCCGCCGAACATCTCGTATTTCCTCGAACATGGTGTGCGCGAGCATGAGCAGTGGCGAGTGCCGCTGATCCTGCAGCTCCGCTCCGACGTGAAGGTCGAGGACATCTGCGCGGTGCTGACTGGGCTGCGCAACCACCACGAAGCATTGCGGTTGCGGCTTGTCGAACGTGCGGGCACCTGGGAGCAAGTCATCAGCGATCCCGGTGACTTCGCCGATATGGCAACCCGTTCGCTGCCCGAAGACATCAAACCAGGCACACCTCAGGAACGCGATGCGTTGCTGTCGACGTTGATAGACGTTGTGCGTCAACAGGACCCGTCCAACCCGCTGATTGCCACGTATGTCAAAGGTGTGCCGGGCGGCTCGTCCTACCTTGCGATCAGTGTGCGGGCGATCGTGGCCGACAACGCGTCGCGCGACATTCTGCTGACCGACATCTTCACCGCGTTCGGCCAGCAACTGGCCGGCGAAGAGATTGCGCTGCAACCGGTCACGACGCCGTGGACGGAGTGGTCGCAGCGCTGTGCGGCGTTGGCCATCCATCCCGCGGTAGTGGAAAGCCGCGACTACTGGCTGACGACGGCGTCGGCGTCGACGCTGAAGGTGGTGGGCGATCACGCCTCGGGTCCGCCCAGTCTGCCGGACCTGGCCCGCAGCGCGAGGTCGCTGACCGTCGCGGAAACGACCGAGATCGACGATGCGCGCAGGCGGCTGCGGGTGCCGATCGACGAAATGCTGTTGGCGGCATTGGGTCGGACGATCGCTCACCAATTCGGTGACGGGACCCTCAACGTGGACGTCAGCGGGGAAGGCCGGTCGGTGCTCAAGCCCGACGTCGACCTGCGACGGACCGTGGGCTGGTTCAACACGATCTATCCGATCGCGCTCCCGTGCGCAAAGGACGCCGGCGCCAAGCAGCTGCTCGGCGACGTGCACGACACGCTGACCGCCGTCCCGCACTACGGAATCGGCTACGGTCTGCTGCGCTACCTGTACGCGCCGACGGCGCGGCAGCTCGGCGCCGCCCCTCCGGCCGATATCTTCTTCTCCTACATCGGCACGATTCCCGACCTGCCGCCGCTGGGCGAGGACGTTGCGGTTCGGTTCGACTCCGACACCGCACTGCCGGTGCGCGAGGCGATTCCGGGCCTCGGCCACGGAATAGAGTTGCGTGTCTTCCGTACCGCCGGAGTGCTGCACCTGGACTGGTGGTACGACAGCAGGCGGATCGACGGGACCACAGTGCAGTCGCTGGCCGACGGGTTCTCGCGGGAGTTGCTGGAGTTGATCCGCGACGCACTCGCGGCTGACGAGGAGGACGCCGGCAGCGATGAAATGGAACTCGTTGACCTGTCGTAG
- a CDS encoding type I polyketide synthase — translation MATIYDRVSAMSGEQRDAITQKFDSSSRVVAAEPIAVVGIGCRFPGDANGPDGYWNFLAGGGDGISEIPADRWDADEFYDADQFAPGRMQSKWGGFLSDVAGFDADYFGISPREAEAMDPQQRLMLEVAYEALEHAGIATEDLSGVRAAVLMGVYYGEYQTISAANPDAIDAYSATGNAHAVAVGRIAYLLGLRGPAVAIDSACSSSLVTIHLACQSLRLRESDLALAGGVSLILRPETQIAMAKWGMLSPNGRCYSFDSRADGFVRGEGCGVVVLKRLTDAVRDGDRVLAVVRGSAVNQDGRSNGLTAPNTIAQQDVIRAALRSGDVQARSVNYIEAHGTGTGLGDPIEFEALADQYGKGDGDCALGAVKSNFGHLEAAAGIAGFIKAALSVQHAQIPPNLNFSQWNPAIDHKSTRMFVPTELRPWPAGEGPRRAAISSFGIGGTNAHVVIEQGPDPTPVAATPSPVTTLTVSGKTEQRIAGWAAALAEWMSGSGAEVPLADIAHTVNLYRSRHNKIATVSGRDRDEIVAGLRALAAGKPTPGVVAAHDVPRGKGTVFLYSGQGSQWAGMGRQLLADEPAFASAVDELEPDFVAQVGFSLKDVLLAGEPVVGIDRIQPVLVGMQLALTALWRSYGVEPDAVIGHSMGEVTAAVVSGALSPADGLKVIATRSKLMSRLSGQGAMALLELGAAEAEKLVGEHPDITVAVYAAPQQTVIAGPPDQVDAVVAIVDGQGKLARRVEVDVASHHPTVDPILAELKDALADLKPMTPKIPLISTVGQDGDAKFDADYWVVNLRNPVRFSQAVGKAAENHSAFVEVSPHPLLSHAINGTLEAAKPRGGVQVTGTLTRDNPETLTFHTQLATIRPPSVAAAQSANGAKTLVDLPPTPWQHVRYWAAPTATNRQQASAHPLLGTHVELPSGRDHVFTADVGTDLVPYMLDHKVHGQPVMPGTGFGEIALAAASEALGLPATSVSVGVEVEQMLPLAESTQLTTQLSRGEKDGDDIRVEIHSRSATGAWIRHAVAKVTVTQKDTGGQPEPSAVPPASSEPGTVLSPADLYSALRATGLHHGPAFAALTRIVRRPNGTSETEIVLPDEATGHRGYRIHPVLLDAALQGLAAALPSESLSDSDEATYLPVSFEKIRVFGEVGRRARCRAELISTDGAGINGRVVITDETGAPTAEISGIYLQRVQRRSVPLPLEQKIFDTEWVETPVDASAASVPDGSWLVLTDGAEAQKAAEEFAAAFAAPARRVLTADLSQESAVLEAFSQAAGDADLPPVGVVVFAGRYSFDGSESGDPAGRGRDLTWRVASTVRTILTGWHGKPPRLWVVSRGGLAVGDGEAGDPSVSALTGLIRVLAYEHPDLRTTLVDLPGDAVSSLSVELGLSGDDIIAWRNEKRYAKRLSRATLANARSETAVRADGSYIITGGLRGLGLAMARWLVDRGAKRVVLNGRSEPSDEARAVVDELGQHAQIAVLLGDIAAPGVAEKLVSLAEETGLTLRGVMHSAVVLDDQIVAGLSQDSLERVWAPKANGALRLHAATVGKDLDWWLGFSSTSSLLGAPGQGAYAAASAWLDGLVEWRRASGLPATTINWGQWSDIGVARTLTFSALDPISPAEGIEALEAILASRPVNIGVARLRLDRAAAAFPEIQQLGYFAKLASELDIDSEDDDWAGPDALRELDAAELNRVIVGRLATRILAIMGYPKGSTLDTDQPLTELGMDSLMAVRIRNTVRGDFGVEPPVALLLQGASLTALTTDLIRQLGLQEPDKADSGGGVRDRAAKRAAARQRAAARRKVGDRV, via the coding sequence ATGGCGACCATTTACGACAGAGTCTCGGCGATGTCCGGCGAACAGCGGGACGCGATCACCCAGAAGTTCGACAGTTCGTCGCGGGTGGTCGCCGCTGAGCCGATCGCGGTGGTCGGCATCGGGTGTCGTTTCCCCGGCGACGCGAACGGCCCCGACGGCTACTGGAACTTCCTGGCAGGAGGCGGTGACGGGATCAGCGAGATCCCGGCCGACCGATGGGACGCCGACGAGTTCTACGACGCCGACCAATTCGCGCCCGGCCGCATGCAGTCCAAGTGGGGTGGCTTCCTGTCCGACGTCGCCGGCTTCGACGCCGACTACTTCGGGATCTCCCCGCGCGAGGCCGAGGCGATGGACCCCCAGCAGCGGTTGATGCTGGAGGTGGCCTACGAAGCGCTCGAGCACGCCGGGATTGCCACCGAGGACCTGTCCGGAGTGCGCGCCGCCGTCTTGATGGGCGTGTATTACGGTGAGTACCAGACGATTTCGGCGGCCAACCCGGACGCGATCGATGCCTACTCCGCGACCGGCAACGCGCACGCGGTCGCCGTCGGGCGGATCGCCTACCTGCTGGGACTGCGTGGCCCGGCGGTCGCCATCGACTCCGCATGCTCGTCGTCGCTGGTGACCATCCACCTCGCCTGTCAGAGCCTGCGGTTGCGGGAAAGCGACCTGGCGCTGGCCGGCGGGGTGAGCCTGATCCTGCGCCCGGAGACCCAGATCGCGATGGCCAAGTGGGGCATGCTGTCGCCGAACGGCCGGTGCTATTCGTTCGACTCGCGCGCCGACGGGTTCGTCCGCGGCGAGGGCTGTGGTGTGGTGGTGCTAAAGCGGCTCACCGACGCCGTCCGCGACGGCGACCGGGTGCTCGCCGTCGTGCGTGGCTCCGCGGTCAACCAGGACGGCCGGTCGAACGGGCTGACCGCGCCGAACACCATTGCCCAGCAAGACGTCATCCGGGCCGCGCTGCGCAGCGGCGACGTGCAGGCCCGCTCGGTCAACTACATCGAGGCACACGGCACCGGCACCGGTCTGGGCGACCCGATCGAATTCGAGGCGCTGGCCGACCAATACGGCAAGGGTGACGGCGACTGCGCCCTAGGGGCGGTGAAGTCGAACTTCGGTCACCTGGAAGCCGCGGCCGGTATCGCCGGCTTCATCAAGGCCGCGCTGTCGGTGCAGCACGCGCAGATCCCGCCGAACCTCAACTTCTCGCAATGGAATCCGGCCATCGACCACAAGTCGACCCGGATGTTCGTACCCACCGAGCTCCGCCCCTGGCCGGCCGGGGAGGGTCCGCGCCGCGCTGCGATCTCGTCGTTCGGTATCGGCGGTACCAACGCACACGTGGTGATCGAGCAGGGCCCGGACCCCACGCCTGTCGCGGCGACTCCGTCGCCGGTGACCACACTGACCGTCTCCGGTAAGACCGAACAGCGCATCGCGGGCTGGGCGGCGGCGCTCGCGGAGTGGATGTCGGGTTCGGGTGCCGAGGTGCCGCTGGCCGACATCGCGCACACCGTGAACCTGTACCGCAGCCGTCACAACAAGATCGCCACGGTGTCCGGCCGCGACCGCGACGAAATCGTGGCCGGGCTACGGGCGCTGGCCGCCGGCAAGCCAACCCCCGGAGTCGTTGCCGCGCATGATGTTCCGCGGGGCAAGGGCACGGTGTTCCTGTATTCGGGTCAGGGGTCGCAGTGGGCTGGGATGGGTCGGCAGTTGTTGGCTGACGAGCCGGCGTTTGCGTCGGCGGTCGACGAGTTGGAGCCTGATTTCGTTGCTCAGGTTGGGTTTTCGCTGAAGGACGTGTTGCTGGCCGGTGAGCCGGTTGTGGGTATCGATCGTATTCAGCCGGTGCTGGTGGGGATGCAGCTGGCGTTGACGGCGTTGTGGCGTTCTTACGGTGTGGAGCCCGATGCGGTGATCGGGCATTCGATGGGTGAGGTGACCGCGGCCGTCGTCTCCGGTGCGCTGAGCCCGGCTGATGGTCTGAAAGTCATTGCGACGCGGTCGAAACTGATGTCACGGTTGTCCGGTCAGGGCGCGATGGCGCTGCTGGAGCTCGGCGCGGCCGAGGCCGAGAAGCTCGTGGGGGAGCACCCCGACATCACCGTCGCGGTGTACGCCGCGCCGCAGCAGACCGTGATCGCCGGCCCGCCCGACCAGGTCGACGCCGTGGTCGCGATCGTCGACGGGCAGGGCAAGCTGGCCCGTCGCGTCGAGGTCGACGTCGCGTCGCATCATCCGACCGTCGACCCGATCCTGGCCGAGCTGAAAGACGCGCTGGCCGACCTGAAGCCGATGACGCCGAAGATTCCGTTGATCAGCACGGTCGGTCAGGATGGTGACGCGAAGTTTGACGCCGACTACTGGGTGGTCAACCTGCGTAACCCGGTGCGCTTCAGCCAAGCCGTCGGTAAGGCGGCCGAAAACCACTCCGCCTTCGTCGAAGTCAGCCCCCACCCGCTGCTCAGCCATGCCATCAACGGCACGCTCGAGGCCGCCAAGCCGCGCGGCGGCGTCCAGGTCACGGGGACCCTGACCCGCGACAATCCCGAGACGCTCACGTTCCACACCCAGCTCGCGACCATCCGACCGCCGTCGGTCGCTGCGGCCCAGAGTGCCAATGGCGCAAAGACATTGGTCGATCTGCCGCCGACGCCCTGGCAGCACGTCCGTTACTGGGCGGCGCCGACCGCGACCAACAGGCAGCAGGCCAGCGCCCACCCGCTGCTCGGCACCCATGTCGAGCTGCCGTCGGGCCGCGACCATGTGTTCACCGCCGACGTCGGCACCGACCTGGTGCCTTACATGCTCGACCACAAGGTGCACGGCCAGCCGGTCATGCCCGGCACTGGTTTCGGCGAAATCGCCCTGGCCGCCGCCAGCGAAGCGCTCGGCTTGCCGGCCACGTCGGTGTCGGTCGGCGTCGAGGTCGAGCAGATGTTGCCGCTGGCCGAGTCGACCCAACTCACCACCCAACTCAGCCGCGGCGAGAAGGACGGCGACGACATTCGCGTCGAGATCCACTCGCGCTCGGCCACCGGCGCATGGATCCGCCATGCCGTCGCGAAAGTCACTGTGACACAGAAGGACACAGGGGGACAGCCGGAACCGTCGGCCGTGCCGCCCGCGTCGTCAGAACCAGGCACGGTGCTCTCACCCGCCGACCTCTACTCCGCGCTGCGCGCCACCGGCTTGCACCACGGGCCGGCGTTCGCCGCGCTGACCCGCATCGTGCGCCGTCCGAACGGCACGTCGGAAACCGAGATCGTGCTGCCCGACGAGGCGACCGGACACCGCGGCTACCGCATCCACCCGGTGCTGCTCGACGCGGCGCTGCAGGGCCTGGCCGCCGCCCTGCCGAGCGAATCGTTGTCCGACTCCGACGAAGCGACCTACCTCCCCGTGTCGTTCGAAAAGATCCGGGTGTTCGGCGAGGTAGGCCGTCGGGCCCGCTGCCGTGCGGAACTGATCAGCACTGACGGTGCAGGTATCAACGGCCGCGTCGTGATCACCGACGAGACGGGCGCCCCGACCGCCGAGATCAGCGGCATCTACTTGCAACGCGTGCAGCGCCGCAGTGTGCCGTTGCCGTTGGAGCAGAAGATCTTCGACACCGAGTGGGTCGAGACCCCGGTCGACGCGTCGGCGGCTTCAGTGCCCGACGGCAGCTGGCTGGTGCTCACCGACGGCGCCGAGGCGCAGAAGGCCGCCGAAGAGTTCGCCGCCGCGTTCGCGGCCCCGGCCCGCAGGGTGCTCACCGCCGACCTGTCACAGGAATCGGCTGTGCTGGAAGCGTTCTCGCAAGCCGCCGGAGACGCGGACCTGCCGCCGGTCGGCGTGGTGGTGTTCGCGGGCCGATACTCGTTCGACGGCTCGGAGTCCGGTGACCCCGCGGGTCGCGGCCGCGACCTGACCTGGCGGGTCGCGTCGACGGTCCGCACGATCCTCACCGGTTGGCACGGCAAGCCGCCACGGCTGTGGGTGGTGTCTCGCGGCGGACTGGCCGTCGGCGACGGCGAGGCCGGCGACCCGTCGGTCAGCGCGCTGACCGGCCTGATCCGTGTGCTGGCCTACGAGCACCCGGACCTGCGCACCACGCTGGTGGACCTCCCGGGTGACGCGGTCTCGTCGCTGAGCGTGGAATTGGGCCTGTCCGGCGACGACATCATCGCGTGGCGTAACGAAAAGCGTTACGCCAAGCGGCTTTCCCGCGCGACGCTGGCTAATGCCAGGAGCGAGACAGCAGTCCGGGCCGACGGCTCCTACATCATCACCGGCGGTTTGCGCGGGCTCGGCCTGGCCATGGCCCGCTGGCTGGTCGACAGGGGAGCGAAACGGGTCGTGCTCAACGGCCGCTCCGAGCCGTCCGACGAGGCGCGGGCAGTGGTCGACGAGCTCGGGCAGCACGCTCAGATCGCCGTCCTCCTCGGCGATATCGCCGCACCGGGCGTCGCTGAGAAGTTGGTCAGCTTGGCCGAGGAGACCGGGCTGACGCTGCGCGGGGTGATGCACAGCGCCGTCGTGCTCGACGACCAGATCGTCGCCGGCCTCAGCCAGGACAGCCTGGAGCGGGTGTGGGCGCCGAAAGCCAACGGCGCGCTGCGACTTCACGCGGCGACCGTCGGAAAGGACCTCGACTGGTGGCTCGGGTTCTCCTCGACGTCGTCGCTGCTGGGCGCGCCCGGCCAGGGCGCCTACGCAGCCGCCAGCGCCTGGCTGGACGGCCTGGTCGAATGGCGACGGGCGTCGGGATTGCCGGCCACCACGATCAACTGGGGCCAATGGTCCGACATCGGGGTGGCCCGCACCCTGACGTTCAGTGCTCTGGACCCGATCTCGCCGGCGGAGGGCATCGAAGCGCTCGAGGCCATCCTGGCCAGCCGGCCCGTCAACATCGGGGTAGCGCGGCTGCGCCTGGACCGGGCCGCCGCCGCGTTCCCCGAGATCCAGCAGCTCGGCTACTTCGCCAAGCTGGCCTCCGAACTCGACATCGACAGCGAGGACGACGACTGGGCGGGACCGGATGCGCTCCGCGAGCTCGACGCCGCCGAGCTCAACCGGGTGATCGTCGGTCGACTGGCCACCCGCATCCTGGCCATCATGGGCTACCCCAAGGGAAGCACCCTCGACACCGACCAGCCGTTGACCGAGCTGGGTATGGATTCGCTTATGGCGGTGCGAATCCGCAACACTGTTCGCGGCGACTTCGGAGTTGAACCGCCGGTGGCCCTGCTGTTGCAGGGCGCCTCGTTGACCGCATTGACCACCGACCTCATCCGCCAGCTGGGCCTGCAAGAGCCAGACAAGGCCGACAGCGGCGGTGGTGTTCGGGACCGAGCAGCCAAGCGCGCCGCAGCCCGGCAGCGAGCGGCGGCTCGGCGAAAGGTAGGAGATCGAGTGTGA
- a CDS encoding phthiocerol/phthiodiolone dimycocerosyl transferase family protein, producing the protein MFPSSVIRKLALSEEMLAETHNFVGLSAHLEGPIDVDALTDAFDLLLEAHPVLTARLERGTDGRHELVADDLMHAGLEVIEVDASQTVNPPPHFDQAESLVHLRLFIRDGQSHPTLYVHHALADGHHMYGLIEELLSFYTDLVTNGKTAPVTAQPAPESIETVLADRGIQKGPRSGIERFMPALFAYDLPPSRRGDTGAKPASPVRVPMVSCRLSEAQTHAIVEICRAEKIGLHSVLSAAILIGEWQVRGRLNIPVPFIYTVDLRYFLSPPVSATGCTNPVGLGTYLAEINQKTTVVELARDIAATFKSDLDEGVIQQSRLHFSPQYVGNAPGMPDVVLLSDNGLVPPVRTPPGVEVTSTHGELYFQVSAGIEIYFTQIYAEQLNVEYHSHGPEPEKSIEAIRSLLVEVAEQHASVS; encoded by the coding sequence GTGTTTCCCTCGTCGGTCATTCGTAAGCTGGCGCTCAGCGAAGAAATGCTCGCAGAGACGCACAACTTCGTGGGCCTGTCCGCGCACCTCGAAGGTCCCATCGACGTCGACGCCCTGACGGACGCTTTCGACCTGCTGCTCGAGGCGCACCCGGTGCTCACCGCGCGCCTCGAACGCGGCACCGACGGCCGGCACGAGCTGGTCGCCGACGACCTGATGCACGCCGGGCTCGAGGTGATCGAGGTCGATGCGTCCCAAACCGTGAATCCGCCACCACATTTCGACCAGGCTGAGTCACTGGTACACCTGAGGCTCTTCATCCGTGACGGGCAGTCACACCCCACGCTCTACGTGCACCACGCCCTGGCCGACGGTCACCACATGTATGGGCTGATCGAAGAACTGCTGTCGTTCTACACCGATCTGGTCACCAACGGTAAGACCGCTCCGGTCACCGCGCAGCCCGCCCCGGAGTCGATCGAGACCGTGCTCGCCGACCGCGGTATCCAGAAAGGTCCGCGTTCGGGTATCGAGCGCTTCATGCCGGCGCTGTTCGCCTACGACCTGCCGCCGTCACGGCGCGGCGACACCGGCGCGAAACCCGCGTCGCCGGTGCGGGTTCCGATGGTGTCCTGCCGGCTCAGCGAAGCCCAGACGCACGCCATCGTCGAGATCTGCCGCGCCGAGAAGATTGGTCTGCACTCCGTGCTGTCGGCCGCGATCCTGATCGGGGAATGGCAGGTGCGCGGCAGACTGAACATACCGGTGCCGTTCATCTACACCGTCGACCTGCGCTACTTCCTCTCGCCGCCGGTGTCGGCGACCGGGTGCACCAATCCGGTCGGGCTGGGTACGTATCTGGCCGAGATCAACCAGAAGACGACGGTGGTCGAGCTCGCCCGCGACATCGCCGCGACGTTCAAGAGCGACCTGGACGAGGGCGTGATCCAGCAGTCCCGCCTGCACTTCAGCCCGCAGTACGTCGGCAACGCCCCAGGCATGCCCGACGTTGTGTTGTTGTCCGACAACGGTTTGGTACCGCCAGTCCGCACACCACCCGGCGTCGAGGTGACATCGACGCACGGCGAACTCTACTTCCAGGTGAGCGCCGGTATCGAGATCTACTTCACCCAGATCTACGCCGAGCAGCTCAACGTGGAGTACCACTCCCACGGCCCGGAACCGGAGAAGTCGATCGAAGCCATCCGGTCACTGCTCGTCGAGGTCGCCGAGCAGCACGCGAGTGTCAGCTGA